The nucleotide window CCCCTGGTTAAGAATCACTGGTGTAGTGTGTAGGATATAGGTTATACAAACAACCTACTAAGCGCCTCAAGGTCTGCTATCTTCctctgtattcctttgtattcctcctcctcctcctttgcatcACCTCAacgttttccttgttcttcactTCTAAAATTTAAATCACCCaccccgaccaccaccacctcctccccctcctcctcctcccctcttagTGACAAGGGGCGCTCATTTCACACTcagaccaccgccaccaccaccaccaccaccgtgttCAGCCTAACACACGAGAAGAATGTTATACCTCTAGATTTAAATAcagaggcaagaggaggaggagaaggaggaggaggaggaatgacgtATGTAGTAcatgtttgcgtgtgtgtgtgtgtgtgtgtgtgtgtgtgtgtgtgtgtgtgtgtgtgtgtgtacaggcgTGCTCTCCCCCAGGTTCTCCCGGTGCCTGAGTGCTGGCATGGAGGTGTCTCTGGTGAGCCGCGAGGACGAGGGGCCCCGCGGCCTGCCCCACACCCTGGGCCTCTACCGGCGCCTCTCCCGACACTCCCACGCCCAAGCCAAGACCCTGCATGGCGCCCCATACCTGCCCGGGTGCTGGCGTGCCCCCTATGGCTCTGCCATGCCCGTGCTGACGCCCCGTCTGAAGGAGGAGCCGCGGTACTCCCCGACAGGAGGCGAGGCAGCCCAGCAGGTGGAGTCCTTGCGCCTGGCCGCCGCCCCGCCTCCCCCCGCTCTCGCCTACACCCAACTGCTGCGCCTCGACCCCGCCCACAGGCACGTCCACTCTCCCGCAGAGACGAGTCACGCACTCACCCATGACCCCAGCCTGGACGCTGCCCCCAGGCCCGGCCATGAGCTTCCAACCAGACACGCCCACGAGCGTGCCTCTCCACGCGGCCACGCCCCTGCCCCCAGACAGAGACATCCCCCCCCACACCCCCGCCTACCCCCTGCTACCACACACGTAGCCTTCAGGCAGGACTCGCCCCAAGGACACCCGCCCTCTGCCCACTTCCCCACTCTGactaccctcccctcctcctcgggCACTGCCAATCTGCCCAGGTGGCTGGGCACGGCAGCCACCCCCTGGCGACCAGACCTTCCAGGCGGCGACGgtgtgggtggcggtggtggtggtagaggcggTCGCTCCGCCCAGAAAGGGACCACCGCCCCCCTCCAGGCTGGCCTCAGTGCCCAGGACCTGGCCGAGATCAAGCAGCTGCAGGAGTTTTATGTGGGAGAGCAGGAGGCGGAAGGCACGTCCCTGGAGCAGTGCGTGCCGCGCTCTGAGCTGGGGCAGCTGTACATGTGTTTCATCGAGCGGCGCGCAAAGTTCCTGGCCAGCACGCCGCTGTACGCCACTGTGGTGGCGGCAGACAGGCCGCGGCTGCTGCATGTGGCGGTAGCCATGAGCACCTACTTCACGGGGGCGCACCACATCGACACCTCGGACTATTCGTGGCCACAGCGGCGCGGCGCGGGGCCTGCGGGGCGCGAGGTGGCCGTGCTGGCCGCCAGCAGCATCAGGCAGCTGCTGTCCCACCAGCAGTTCCTGCACGTTATGAAGTTCTACACCACATACAGCGAGGCGCTGGCGGACCAGACCACCGCCGTGCTCGTGCAGGTTATGTCGCTCTTCTACCCCGAGGAGGGCCTGCAAGCGCCGCGCCCCGTGGAGGAGGGGCGCCTGCACTACCTGGCGCTACTCTCCCGCTACCTGGTGGCCTCGCACGGTCCGAGGGAGGGCGCGCGCCGCCTGGCCACGTTGCTCACCAGCCAACAGGAGGCCCGTCAGCTGGTGGACCTGCTGCGCCAGGTGGACCTGACGCCGCGCGAGCCTGGCGCCGACCTGGCCACCTCCAGGGCCATGATGCAGGACCGCATACATCTGGTGTGCCAGGCGGCGCGGGTCGGTCGCGCCAGGCGGGGAGCCAGGGGCAGCTCGGAGGGCTCGCGCCCCTCCACTCCACTTTCccgtagcagcagcagccccgAGGCGGGCGGCGGCACCCTGGAGCAGGTGGGCAGCATTCTGAGCCGCCTGGCACAGTGCGAGGACCCGCACACCCTGGCGGAAGCGCGCCGCATCCTGCCCGCGCCACTGCTGCAGCGCTTCCTGCACCTGCTGTTGTCTGCCGCCCCGCGCACGCCACCGCAGTGCACGCCGCCCTCGCCTTCGCCCTCGCCGCCCTCTCCGCAGTGCCGCAAGTTGGGCATCACCCGCCACGCCGGGGAACctccgccgcccgccgccgaGCCCCGACCCCTACACCACCTTTCCGCCGTCCCCCATGCCCCGGAGCTGGCGGCGGAGTG belongs to Scylla paramamosain isolate STU-SP2022 chromosome 29, ASM3559412v1, whole genome shotgun sequence and includes:
- the LOC135115317 gene encoding uncharacterized protein LOC135115317 isoform X2, coding for MEVSLVSREDEGPRGLPHTLGLYRRLSRHSHAQAKTLHGAPYLPGCWRAPYGSAMPVLTPRLKEEPRYSPTGGEAAQQVESLRLAAAPPPPALAYTQLLRLDPAHRHVHSPAETSHALTHDPSLDAAPRPGHELPTRHAHERASPRGHAPAPRQRHPPPHPRLPPATTHVAFRQDSPQGHPPSAHFPTLTTLPSSSGTANLPRWLGTAATPWRPDLPGGDGVGGGGGGRGGRSAQKGTTAPLQAGLSAQDLAEIKQLQEFYVGEQEAEGTSLEQCVPRSELGQLYMCFIERRAKFLASTPLYATVVAADRPRLLHVAVAMSTYFTGAHHIDTSDYSWPQRRGAGPAGREVAVLAASSIRQLLSHQQFLHVMKFYTTYSEALADQTTAVLVQVMSLFYPEEGLQAPRPVEEGRLHYLALLSRYLVASHGPREGARRLATLLTSQQEARQLVDLLRQVDLTPREPGADLATSRAMMQDRIHLVCQAARVGRARRGARGSSEGSRPSTPLSRSSSSPEAGGGTLEQVGSILSRLAQCEDPHTLAEARRILPAPLLQRFLHLLLSAAPRTPPQCTPPSPSPSPPSPQCRKLGITRHAGEPPPPAAEPRPLHHLSAVPHAPELAAE
- the LOC135115317 gene encoding uncharacterized protein LOC135115317 isoform X1: MEDTEEEARKRKKKVCGVCGDVARSLHFGGRACDSCKAFFRRAVTGGTFLGFTCVRRSQDGDHDGGDDGDDLCVVTVRNRKECQACRFSRCLSAGMEVSLVSREDEGPRGLPHTLGLYRRLSRHSHAQAKTLHGAPYLPGCWRAPYGSAMPVLTPRLKEEPRYSPTGGEAAQQVESLRLAAAPPPPALAYTQLLRLDPAHRHVHSPAETSHALTHDPSLDAAPRPGHELPTRHAHERASPRGHAPAPRQRHPPPHPRLPPATTHVAFRQDSPQGHPPSAHFPTLTTLPSSSGTANLPRWLGTAATPWRPDLPGGDGVGGGGGGRGGRSAQKGTTAPLQAGLSAQDLAEIKQLQEFYVGEQEAEGTSLEQCVPRSELGQLYMCFIERRAKFLASTPLYATVVAADRPRLLHVAVAMSTYFTGAHHIDTSDYSWPQRRGAGPAGREVAVLAASSIRQLLSHQQFLHVMKFYTTYSEALADQTTAVLVQVMSLFYPEEGLQAPRPVEEGRLHYLALLSRYLVASHGPREGARRLATLLTSQQEARQLVDLLRQVDLTPREPGADLATSRAMMQDRIHLVCQAARVGRARRGARGSSEGSRPSTPLSRSSSSPEAGGGTLEQVGSILSRLAQCEDPHTLAEARRILPAPLLQRFLHLLLSAAPRTPPQCTPPSPSPSPPSPQCRKLGITRHAGEPPPPAAEPRPLHHLSAVPHAPELAAE